A single genomic interval of Aureliella helgolandensis harbors:
- a CDS encoding PDZ domain-containing protein yields MNGFAFGKLGIAALVLLTNSTQGRPAEPTHRAQSAERLLAVGIRAERAEDGSVLRFTVPCEWKGNRRDLDQLQIYCRSHAPSVRITFIGPVITLERMRQFQVALPDAWLEHLPAVGLGIVFLDEMHDSRLVVSKVSPNTSAELAGLEKGDLILGIGDYRWPEADSQDSFRFAMRKQIPGGHSSVIVKRTGKIITLPVVW; encoded by the coding sequence ATGAACGGATTCGCATTCGGCAAGTTGGGAATTGCTGCACTGGTTCTGTTGACCAATAGCACGCAGGGGCGTCCTGCAGAACCGACGCATCGTGCACAGTCTGCTGAGCGACTACTCGCGGTTGGCATTCGCGCCGAGAGGGCGGAAGATGGGTCTGTTCTCAGATTCACCGTTCCGTGTGAGTGGAAGGGCAATCGGCGTGATCTCGACCAATTGCAGATTTACTGTCGTTCACACGCCCCATCGGTCCGTATCACTTTCATTGGTCCGGTAATCACGCTCGAACGGATGCGGCAATTTCAAGTCGCCCTGCCCGATGCATGGTTGGAACATTTACCAGCGGTAGGCCTGGGAATCGTTTTTTTAGATGAAATGCATGACTCGCGACTCGTGGTGAGTAAAGTTTCGCCAAACACATCCGCAGAATTAGCAGGTCTCGAAAAGGGCGATTTGATTTTGGGAATTGGAGACTATCGTTGGCCCGAAGCTGACTCGCAAGATTCGTTTCGATTCGCAATGAGAAAGCAGATTCCCGGAGGACATAGTTCGGTTATTGTCAAACGAACCGGGAAAATCATCACATTGCCAGTCGTGTGGTAA
- a CDS encoding tyrosine-type recombinase/integrase: MTPYQFRLNRYIARMAQDMKIRNMAQSTIDAYTWHVNKFCEFFDSPPENLGPEEIRKYQIYMIEQKKSSWSSFNQAVCGLRFLYEVTLKRHWAVRHIPFGKRPKKLPVVLSDEEATRLIQCVDNPKHRMILLTCYATGMRLREATNLLVADVDGDRKQILITLGKGSKERLVPVSPRLLEELREYWLLEKPRNYLFSGKTPEVPLSSATVQKACKLGVAKAQINKPATPHSLRHTFATSMLEAGVDLLTISKLLGHASFVTTMIYLHVRRQHFERSPSPIDWMPVRQCPQWAESDPVVQQPPAIQHELTAPRKLPSLLSEAPELEAPLQPEAPLTQRRTSGHHKRKPKSRRPQR; encoded by the coding sequence ATGACACCCTACCAGTTTCGTCTCAATCGCTACATCGCTCGTATGGCCCAGGACATGAAGATCCGCAATATGGCCCAGTCGACCATTGACGCCTACACCTGGCACGTCAATAAATTCTGCGAGTTCTTTGATAGTCCACCGGAGAATCTGGGCCCCGAAGAGATCCGAAAATATCAGATCTACATGATCGAACAGAAGAAGTCGTCTTGGAGTTCCTTTAACCAAGCCGTTTGTGGCCTACGCTTCCTCTACGAAGTGACCCTCAAACGCCATTGGGCCGTGCGGCACATCCCCTTCGGGAAACGCCCTAAGAAATTGCCCGTGGTCCTGTCGGATGAAGAGGCAACCAGGCTGATCCAATGTGTCGACAATCCCAAACATCGAATGATACTACTGACCTGCTACGCGACCGGCATGAGACTGCGGGAAGCGACCAACCTGCTTGTGGCCGACGTGGATGGGGACCGCAAACAGATCCTAATTACACTCGGAAAAGGGAGCAAAGAAAGGCTCGTGCCCGTCTCACCCAGGCTGCTCGAAGAGCTACGGGAGTACTGGCTACTGGAGAAGCCACGCAACTATCTCTTTTCGGGGAAGACACCCGAGGTGCCTCTCTCGAGTGCCACAGTGCAGAAGGCCTGCAAGCTGGGAGTCGCCAAGGCGCAGATCAACAAACCCGCCACGCCTCACAGTCTTCGTCACACTTTTGCGACGAGCATGCTCGAAGCGGGAGTCGACCTACTGACGATCAGCAAACTCCTGGGACACGCCAGCTTCGTGACCACGATGATCTACCTGCACGTCCGACGACAACACTTCGAACGCTCCCCGAGCCCCATCGACTGGATGCCCGTGCGGCAGTGCCCACAGTGGGCGGAATCCGATCCAGTTGTCCAGCAGCCTCCAGCGATCCAGCACGAACTGACCGCTCCGAGGAAACTGCCCAGTCTACTTTCAGAAGCTCCCGAGCTGGAAGCCCCTCTCCAGCCGGAAGCGCCCTTGACCCAGCGGCGAACATCGGGACACCACAAACGCAAGCCGAAGAGCAGGCGGCCCCAGCGGTAG